The proteins below come from a single Salvelinus alpinus chromosome 18, SLU_Salpinus.1, whole genome shotgun sequence genomic window:
- the dnajc25 gene encoding dnaJ homolog subfamily C member 25 yields MAVLTEYGRHSGQWIGIILILVVFVPSATALIEGLYCGTEICYDVLGVSREAVKSDIARAYRQLARKYHPDRFSSLAGETRESAHQKFLLIATAYETLKDEDSRRDYDYMLDNPEEYYSHYYTYYRRRLAPKVDVRIVILVTVVAISIFQYYSWWASYAEAINYLSTVPKYRIQATEIAKQLGLLNKTKEKGKNRRSKEEIREQEEEIIRDIIKNKIDIKGGYQKPKILDILLCKIVLFPYCLCAYVVWYCKWLYRFTVCREEYGDEEKLYIIRKHMKMSQSQFDSLEEEQRDTLLERQLWIKDNYEVYKEEQEEEMKTKMALDPRWKRYRRWMKNEGPGRLTFIDD; encoded by the exons ATGGCTGTACTCACTGAGTACGGCCGACACTCTGGTCAATGGATAGGCATTATATTAATTCTGGTGGTTTTCGTACCCTCTGCCACGGCGCTTATCGAGGGACTGTATTGTGGCACCGAGATTTGTTACGATGTGCTCGGAGTATCGAGGGAAGCGGTTAAATCGGACATAGCCCGGGCTTACAGACAGCTAGCCAGAAAGTATCACCCGGACAGATTCTCAAGTCTTGCAGGCGAGACTCGAGAAAGTGCTCATCAAAAATTTCTGCTCATTGCGACGGCGTATGAAACTCTGAAG GATGAGGACTCCCGTAGAGACTACGACTACATGCTGGACAACCCTGAAGAGTACTACAGCCACTACTACACCTACTACAGGAGACGACTGGCACCTAAAGTGGACGTACGGATAGTCATTCTGGTCACTGTGGTTGCTATATCCATTTTCCAG TACTACAGTTGGTGGGCCAGCTACGCTGAAGCCATCAACTACCTATCAACGGTCCCCAAGTACCGTATCCAGGCGACAGAGATAGCCAAGCAGCTGGGTCTCCTGAACAAGACAAAAGAGAAGGGCAAGAACCGGCGGTCCAAAGAGGAGATCCGGGAACAGGAAGAAGAGATCATCCGTGACATCATCAAGAACAAGATCGACATCAAGGGAGGCTACCAGAAGCCTAAAATCTTGGACATCCTGCTCTGTAAGATTGTCCTGTTCCCTTACTGCCTGTGTGCCTATGTGGTCTGGTACTGTAAGTGGCTCTACAGGTTCACCGTCTGCAGAGAGGAGTACGGAGACGAGGAGAAGCTGTACATCATCAGGAAGCACATGAAGATGTCTCAGTCTCAGTTTGACAGtctggaggaggagcagagagacacCTTACTGGAGAGGCAGCTCTGGATCAAAGACAACTATGAG GTGTACAAGGAAGAACAGGAGGAAGAGATGAAGACGAAGATGGCCCTGGATCCCAGGTGGAAGAGGTACCGACGGTGGATGAAGAATGAAGGACCAGGACGGCTCACTTTTATTGACGATTGA